A DNA window from Halichondria panicea chromosome 16, odHalPani1.1, whole genome shotgun sequence contains the following coding sequences:
- the LOC135350577 gene encoding SWI/SNF-related matrix-associated actin-dependent regulator of chromatin subfamily A containing DEAD/H box 1-like isoform X5 — protein MCPREVQYRQCSEPFEAAVIEALEDTVFPVSIGPSGADRGYEAITDNCVREFEVWCPAMTVIAYWGSQQDRSQMRYEILSNRDNFDVILTTYNVCIGQAEDRKFFRKLSLDCLVLDEGHMLKNMNSLRYTHTS, from the exons ATGTGTCCCCGTGAGGTCCAGTACCGACAGTGCAGTGAACCATTTGAAGCAGCTGTAATTGAGGCTCTTGAAGACACTGTCTTCCCTGTTAGCATAGGACCCTCTGGTGCTGACCGAGGCTATGAGGCCATTACTG ACAATTGTGTTCGTGAGTTTGAGGTGTGGTGTCCAGCCATGACAGTCATAGCGTACTGGG GTTCCCAACAGGACAGGTCTCAGATGAGATATGAGATCCTTTCCAATCGTGATAACTTTGATGTCATCCTCACAAC gtacaatgtgtgtataggtcAGGCTGAGGACAGGAAGTTCTTTAGGAAGCTCTCTCTAGACTGTCTCGTACTGGACGAGGGACACATGCTCAAGAACATGAACTCACTGCGATATACACACACCTCATGA
- the LOC135350577 gene encoding uncharacterized protein LOC135350577 isoform X4 has product MRVDESSAYYQEQVRQAKQIMTPFTLRRLKSQVLIQLPAKVSSTEHCQLTETQWTLYRGVVERSLRVNLFIIVFAPHTEHPLSTTGDELNKRMDVMGCDGAEAGGWWDSGRGHPPVCTEQAATGARPHKPPLTKVQRY; this is encoded by the exons ATG AGAGTGGACGAGTCGAGTGCCTACTACCAGGAGCAAGTGAGACAGGCCAAGCAGATCATGACACCCTTCACACTGCGGAGGCTCAAGTCACAAGTACTGATTCAGCTCCCGGCCAAGGTGTCCAGTACGGAGCATTGTCAGCTGACGGAGACTCAGTGGACGTTGTACAGGGGCGTGGTGGAGAGGTCACTCAGGGTCAATCTGTTCATTATAGTATTTGCACCCCATACTGAGCACCCCCTCTCCACTACAGGTGATGAGCTCAACAAGAGGATGGACGTGATG ggatgTGACGGTGCTGAGGCTGGTGGGTGGTGGGACAGTGGAAGAGGACATCCTCCAGTGTGCACAGAGCAAGCTGCGACTGGAGCACGACCTCATAAGCCTCCACTGAC aaAAGTGCAGCGCTACTGA
- the LOC135350573 gene encoding uncharacterized protein LOC135350573, with product MPLKPSLMPPPMLPPSSLGNLPPPPFGFPPPFHGAPPTGDHNLAAAMATMFGVRPPDGSGLPNLPPPQHGFPPMPPSGMGMGMGGTPDGMHPPFPGMPFPPPGDHGPMSFDERGLPPMPPDMLHGAPFHWDPAMGPPPPELFEGFRPRSRSPSRSTSSRSRSRSSSYERYKKSSSRRHRRRSRSRSRDRECSSRSSRHHREHHRSDRHDRDKE from the exons ATGCCTCTGAAACCATCACTCATGCCAC CCCCAATGCTACCACCATCATCGCTAGGCAACCTCCCGCCCCCTCCCTTTGGATTCCCCCCACCCTTCCATGGAGCCCCGCCCACTGGAGACCATAACCTGGCCGCAGCAATGGCCACCATGTTTGGAGTGAGACCACCAGACGGCAGTGGTCTACCCAACCTCCCGCCCCCTCAACACGGGTTTCCCCCTATGCCCCCTTCAGGCATGGGCATGGGAATGGGGGGCACGCCTGATGGAATGCATCCTCCCTTCCCAG GCATGCCGTTTCCACCGCCAGGGGATCATGGTCCAATGTCATTTGATGAGAGGGGCTTACCCCCCATGCCCCCTGACATGCTACACG GTGCCCCCTTTCATTGGGACCCTGCCATGGGACCACCTCCCCCTGAGCTCTTTGAGGGGTTCCGCCCACGCAGTAGATCCCCGTCTCGATCCACTTCGTCCCGTTCTCGTTCTCGTAGCTCATCGTACGAGCGCTACAAGAAGAGTTCCTCCCGGAGACACCGCAGGAGGTCTAG GTCACGCTCGCGAGATCGTGAATGCAGCAGTCGTAGCAGTCGTCATCACCGTGAGCACCATCGGAGCGACAGACACGACCGTGACAAAGAATGA
- the LOC135350522 gene encoding protein NLRC3-like, translating to MNTLADKIQEKISTKSLSTNSSQPSSDPTPECVVRYASFLKNRYKQMSPFPDDWPPPLKEKFTKLALIERKKQIRLTQAKHQPSIQYDYATGNVDNIVERKKAITLEQIFEPLNGDSEIAAPNRYTVVMDGAPGVGKTTLSRKICIDWAQGKLIKDHHIVILKPLRELRGHTAASLSDLVNADDPELKEQIVKYIQKTSGSRVMFIFDGFDELSSKQRSGKRTIFWEIIRGNRLHNCSVLVTSRSYASGPLQEINHVNRHVEVLGFKKKDIEHCIKQNVTDKEKAKKLIQMLKERLDIVSLCYIPLNCRIVLYVYQQQDTLPDTLTQLYEVFILYTLKHYKNKIFQEREHEIDNEEIEHANTIKKLPHRVIKCLDYLSETAFTGMTQDKLVFERTEVTKERDALSLGLLNLIKCTGVLEAHYYQFLHLTIQEFLAARHLALTKSNKDKLEFITSKIGDDRFRMTLLFLSGLTQLDFLPIEQAFPAPKSINTGVEHKYKTKTKDLRKQERSRFLFLAHLHYESRQTTHNWLLPCLVTNSLNLSEHSLSQFDCLVLANFLALTPKDHVWDEINLSQCSLNDDRFKTLTTKKHSQRDIPVLCLTKQLDVTSNKINAEDLHVLMPLLSEESKVDSISIPHHESCTQLGGAIVEGLRLVTLNFRQHSTYHDQKTMLSSREMIVPTAEDLIRLSLASPKAFEDCPDCSGSGNEAWESVCNVIKNSKYIKHLQIHKSQFHLHDITTLMAALQNKKNLRTLKIPGKMALLGKNRTLRLYGNTICHEGLIHLRNNLPVNVCADISISDKVELAISVHNDKLVHVHIGPPNEYIQDVDSEDLFMPFSARRRFAIGTTWSNCYHYIIRVQGSTQVNRK from the coding sequence ATGAACACATTGGCTGACAAAATACAAGAAAAGATATCCACAAAAAGCCTATCAACAAATAGCTCACAGCCTAGCAGTGACCCCACTCCAGAATGTGTTGTGAGGTACGCCAGCTTCCTCAAGAACAGGTACAAACAGATGTCACCTTTTCCAGACGATTGGCCACCACCATTGAAAGAGAAGTTTACAAAACTAGCTCTAATAGAGAGAAAGAAACAGATTCGCTTAACTCAAGCTAAACACCAACCATCAATCCAGTATGATTACGCTACTGGTAATGTGGACAATATTGTTGAGAGAAAGAAAGCGATTACGCTAGAACAGATCTTTGAGCCTTTAAATGGTGATTCCGAAATAGCTGCACCAAACAGGTACACTGTTGTAATGGACGGAGCCCCAGGAGTAGGCAAAACCACACTCAGCAGGAAGATATGCATTGATTGGGCACAAGGGAAGCTCATCAAGGACCACCACATTGTTATCCTCAAACCACTAAGGGAACTAAGAGGTCACACAGCTGCCTCACTCTCTGACCTAGTAAACGCTGACGACCCTGAACTAAAGGAGCAAATCGTGAAGTACATACAAAAGACGTCAGGTTCCAGAGTCATGTTCATCTTTGATGGTTTTGACGAGCTGAGCAGTAAGCAACGATCTGGTAAGAGGACTATTTTCTGGGAAATCATTCGAGGGAATCGCCTACACAACTGTTCTGTGCTGGTTACATCACGCTCATACGCCTCAGGCCCACTACAGGAAATCAACCATGTCAATCGACATGTTGAAGTATTAGGATTCAAGAAAAAGGATATTGAACATTGTATTAAGCAAAACGTTACAGACAAGGAAAAGGCAAAGAAGCTAATACAGATGCTGAAAGAGAGGTTGGATATTGTCTCCCTATGCTATATCCCTCTAAACTGCAGGATTGTACTGTATGTCTACCAGCAACAAGATACCTTACccgacacactcacacaactCTATGAGGTATTCATTCTGTACACACTCAAACACTACAAGAATAAAATATTTCAAGAACGAGAGCATGAAATTGACAATGAAGAGATAGAACATGCTAATACTATAAAGAAATTGCCACATCGAGTTATCAAGTGTTTAGACTACCTATCAGAAACTGCATTCACAGGAATGACTCAAGACAAACTGGTCTTTGAACGTACAGAAGTTACCAAAGAAAGAGATGCTTTGTCACTGGGACTGCTAAACCTAATAAAGTGTACGGGAGTATTGGAGGCTCATTATTATCAGTTCCTTCATTTAACCATTCAAGAGTTTCTAGCAGCCAGACATCTCGCACTAACAAAGAGCAACAAAGACAAACTAGAGTTTATTACATCCAAAATAGGTGATGATAGATTTAGAATGACTTTACTCTTTCTCTCTGGATTGACTCAACTTGATTTTCTTCCCATTGAACAAGCCTTCCCAGCTCCGAAATCAATAAACACTGGTGTGGAGCATAAATACAAAACCAAAACAAAAGATCTGCGAAAACAAGAGAGATCTCGTTTCTTGTTCCTAGCCCATCTTCATTATGAAAGCCGACAAACAACACACAACTGGCTCTTGCCCTGTCTGGTGACCAATTCACTCAACTTGTCAGAGCACAGTCTCTCTCAGTTCGACTGCCTTGTCTTGGCCAACTTTCTCGCCCTAACTCCCAAAGATCACGTGTGGGATGAGATAAACTTGTCCCAGTGTAGTCTTAATGATGACCGCTTCAAGACATTAACTACAAAGAAACATTCACAAAGAGACATTCCAGTATTGTGCTTAACTAAACAATTAGATGTTACTTCTAACAAAATCAATGCTGAggatctacatgtattgatGCCACTATTATCAGAAGAGTCGAAGGTGGACAGCATTAGTATCCCACACCACGAATCATGCACTCAGTTAGGAGGTGCAATTGTGGAAGGATTAAGATTAGTAACCTTAAATTTTCGTCAACATTCGACATATCACGATCAAAAAACAATGCTATCAAGTAGAGAGATGATCGTTCCCACAGCTGAAGATTTGATTCGACTATCACTGGCTAGCCCCAAAGCTTTTGAAGATTGTCCGGATTGTTCTGGCTCTGGAAATGAGGCTTGGGAAAGTGTTTGCAATGTCATCAAAAATAGTAAGTATATAAAACACCTTCAAATTCACAAGAGCCAGTTCCATTTACACGATATTACAACACTAATGGCAGCTTTGCAAAACAAGAAAAACCTGCGTACCTTAAAAATACCAGGAAAAATGGCTCTACTAGGAAAAAACCGTACCTTACGTTTATATGGAAACACAATATGCCACGAGGGTCTAATACACTTAAGAAATAACTTGCCAGTGAATGTATGTGCTGACATTTCAATATCTGATAAGGTTGAATTAGCAATATCAGTACACAACGACAAACTAGTTCATGTTCATATTGGGCCACCTAACGAGTACATACAAGATGTTGACTCGGAGGATCTATTTATGCCCTTCAGTGCTAGAAGAAGATTTGCCATCGGAACTACATGGAGTAACTGTTACCACTACATCATTCGTGTCCAAGGCTCTACTCAGGTCAATAGGAAATAG
- the LOC135350577 gene encoding uncharacterized protein LOC135350577 isoform X3, with amino-acid sequence MRVDESSAYYQEQVRQAKQIMTPFTLRRLKSQVLIQLPAKVSSTEHCQLTETQWTLYRGVVERSLRVNLFIIVFAPHTEHPLSTTGDELNKRMDVMGCDGAEAGGWWDSGRGHPPVCTEQAATGARPHKPPLTTNLKVQRY; translated from the exons ATG AGAGTGGACGAGTCGAGTGCCTACTACCAGGAGCAAGTGAGACAGGCCAAGCAGATCATGACACCCTTCACACTGCGGAGGCTCAAGTCACAAGTACTGATTCAGCTCCCGGCCAAGGTGTCCAGTACGGAGCATTGTCAGCTGACGGAGACTCAGTGGACGTTGTACAGGGGCGTGGTGGAGAGGTCACTCAGGGTCAATCTGTTCATTATAGTATTTGCACCCCATACTGAGCACCCCCTCTCCACTACAGGTGATGAGCTCAACAAGAGGATGGACGTGATG ggatgTGACGGTGCTGAGGCTGGTGGGTGGTGGGACAGTGGAAGAGGACATCCTCCAGTGTGCACAGAGCAAGCTGCGACTGGAGCACGACCTCATAAGCCTCCACTGACCACG aatttaaAAGTGCAGCGCTACTGA
- the LOC135350577 gene encoding SWI/SNF-related matrix-associated actin-dependent regulator of chromatin subfamily A containing DEAD/H box 1-like isoform X1 produces the protein MCPREVQYRQCSEPFEAAVIEALEDTVFPVSIGPSGADRGYEAITGQVGWLTTSITPWYLSWWYRETRSTCSLRLFSLVDNCVREFEVWCPAMTVIAYWGSQQDRSQMRYEILSNRDNFDVILTTYNVCIGQAEDRKFFRKLSLDCLVLDEGHMLKNMNSLRYTHTS, from the exons ATGTGTCCCCGTGAGGTCCAGTACCGACAGTGCAGTGAACCATTTGAAGCAGCTGTAATTGAGGCTCTTGAAGACACTGTCTTCCCTGTTAGCATAGGACCCTCTGGTGCTGACCGAGGCTATGAGGCCATTACTG GTCAAGTGGGATGGCTTACTACATCAATAACACCTTGGTACCTGAGCTGGTGGTACAGAGAGACCAGGTCTACGTGTTCATTGAG ATTATTTTCCCTTGTAGACAATTGTGTTCGTGAGTTTGAGGTGTGGTGTCCAGCCATGACAGTCATAGCGTACTGGG GTTCCCAACAGGACAGGTCTCAGATGAGATATGAGATCCTTTCCAATCGTGATAACTTTGATGTCATCCTCACAAC gtacaatgtgtgtataggtcAGGCTGAGGACAGGAAGTTCTTTAGGAAGCTCTCTCTAGACTGTCTCGTACTGGACGAGGGACACATGCTCAAGAACATGAACTCACTGCGATATACACACACCTCATGA
- the LOC135350577 gene encoding uncharacterized protein LOC135350577 isoform X2: protein MRVDESSAYYQEQVRQAKQIMTPFTLRRLKSQVLIQLPAKVSSTEHCQLTETQWTLYRGVVERSLRVNLFIIVFAPHTEHPLSTTGDELNKRMDVMGCDGAEAGGWWDSGRGHPPVCTEQAATGARPHKPPLTTVRDEGGVVTILTLCNTVWEVASGGCIISTLMT from the exons ATG AGAGTGGACGAGTCGAGTGCCTACTACCAGGAGCAAGTGAGACAGGCCAAGCAGATCATGACACCCTTCACACTGCGGAGGCTCAAGTCACAAGTACTGATTCAGCTCCCGGCCAAGGTGTCCAGTACGGAGCATTGTCAGCTGACGGAGACTCAGTGGACGTTGTACAGGGGCGTGGTGGAGAGGTCACTCAGGGTCAATCTGTTCATTATAGTATTTGCACCCCATACTGAGCACCCCCTCTCCACTACAGGTGATGAGCTCAACAAGAGGATGGACGTGATG ggatgTGACGGTGCTGAGGCTGGTGGGTGGTGGGACAGTGGAAGAGGACATCCTCCAGTGTGCACAGAGCAAGCTGCGACTGGAGCACGACCTCATAAGCCTCCACTGACCACGGTGAGGGACGAGGGGGGCGTGGTCACAATATTGACACTGTGTAACACTGTATGGGAAGTCGCATCTGGTGGATGTATTATCTCAACTTTGATGAcataa
- the LOC135350554 gene encoding uncharacterized protein LOC135350554 yields the protein MDLSPSTQGEQKNDQPQQVSSHNPSAQHTSWPPTVYGPHSSHTITEQCITVSDTTQMTTSTYSQSSDHFQSSISANTEQIEASPQVYDCLSAPPAKRVCFDIPQQLNSISAASIYPLSTGTRSTIASSSQTTTPAGSQYLDFSDVYRTLYKASPKWYNLGLALGLDAGTLNIIEHDNKECETCLRKALDQRHAIRRLPWEEIVQALRQPTVQMNTLADEIQITLIKSLSRCSSQPSSDPTPECVVRYTSFLDRYKQMSDNRPPPFNIPQQLASSSRQYESDDMCIQQYESDNSLQSDDEYCETDHHTREQHSIASSSQTTPATCSNQFLDLNEMYTELFEARSKWYNLGLALGLDAGTLDSIDIEHKKCKTCLREVLKQRDNTTK from the coding sequence ATGGATCTATCTCCATCGACACAAGGGGAACAAAAGAATGACCAGCCACAACAAGTGAGCAGTCACAATCCGTCAGCTCAACACACTAGTTGGCCACCAACTGTTTACGGCCCACACTCCTCTCACACTATAACAGAACAATGTATCACTGTTTCAGATACCACTCAGATGACTACTAGCACTTATTCACAGTCAAGTGATCATTTCCAATCGTCCATTAGCGCTAACACTGAACAAATAGAGGCTAGCCCTCAAGTTTATGACTGTCTGAGTGCTCCACCAGCTAAAAGGGTGTGTTTCGATATCCCTCAACAGCTCAATTCTATATCGGCTGCATCCATATATCCGTTGTCTACCGGAACCAGAAGCACTATAGCAAGTTCAAGTCAGACAACAACACCGGCTGGTAGTCAATACTTAGACTTCAGTGATGTCTACAGAACACTTTATAAAGCCAGTCCAAAATGGTACAACCTAGGCCTAGCACTGGGCCTTGATGCAGGTACCCTCAATATCATAGAACACGATAATAAAGAGTGTGAAACCTGCTTAAGGAAAGCCCTAGACCAACGACATGCTATCAGAAGATTGCCATGGGAAGAAATAGTCCAAGCTTTAAGACAACCTACTGTTCAAATGAACACATTGGCTGACGAAATACAAATTACCTTGATAAAAAGCCTATCTCGCTGTAGCTCACAGCCTAGCAGTGACCCCACTCCAGAATGTGTTGTGAGGTACACCAGCTTCCTAGACAGGTACAAACAGATGTCAGACAATAGGCCACCACCATTTAATATCCCTCAACAGTTGGCAAGTAGCTCACGTCAGTACGAGAGTGATGACATGTgtatacagcagtatgaaagTGATAACTCACTGCAATCTGACGATGAATATTGTGAGACTGATCATCACACAAGAGAACAACATTCTATAGCAAGTTCAAGTCAAACAAcaccagctacatgtagtaaccAATTTTTAGACCTCAACGAAATGTACACTGAACTTTTCGAAGCCCGTTCAAAATGGTACAACCTAGGCCTAGCACTGGGCCTTGATGCAGGTACACTCGATAGCATTGACATTGAACATAAGAAATGCAAAACCTGTTTAAGGGAAGTCCTAAAACAACGAGATAACACCACAAAGTGA